In Silene latifolia isolate original U9 population chromosome 6, ASM4854445v1, whole genome shotgun sequence, the genomic window ATTCTTATATATATGATATGATATTTTTCTAACTATATTATTTGTcgcacattgaaaaataatgtagatgtgatgaatatactatatataaatagttgaattgtccacATCAGATGATTATAAAGGTGGAGTttcctaaaaattaatttagaaaagtattgtaaataatatttttggatgCAAAAAATAAAGcgtagaatcttttaattattataattataattataatttattataataattaatatgttCAATGTGGGACAATCATATGTTCACTCCACTTTTGCTAATCTTTCgatatgggacaattctattatttatatgttcaatgtgggacatataacatactaatggtttcgatatgggacaattctattatttatatgttcaatgtgtgacatataacatactaatggGTGCCTTGTTGGCTAGTTTGGAATAGAATGAAATGGATTGAATCTATTCAAGTGTTTGGTTGGGTGATTTTGGAGGAGTTAGATACTCAATAGATTTTAACTCCATCCCAACCCCTTGGAAACTCACACCCACTTTCTCCCCTTCAAGAAACTTCATTCCTTCCCCTTACTTATTTAGATTAAACCAAACAACTGTGAGCTGGAAAGGTTTTGGAATCTCATACATCTATGATATCATACTCCGTTCCATTCCTTCATCTCGAACCAAACAACCCTTAAGAAGTATATCATCtttaatatatgcaaataataacattttttttaccatgaatctaattatattattttcataatttttttaaccaTATCATAGGATCAGCCCATTTTATGGTAATTTTCCGATGCGGGACATTTTTAATATTTAAACATTATATATTAACACCACTAAATTATTAATGTGGGACAAAAAACATACTAAGAAGTGCAAAGTACACCGTCTTTTTTaccatctaattatataattttcataattttttaacgatacttttgcgaatgaaatgtaaaagtttttatataaaaaccatAAACATCActgaatataatatagaaaatatatattataataattaaaacatcctccacattattttttatatcatattatgGAGATAATGCTACAAACTCTTAACtcttaagaactctctaagacaatacttgagagactcaaaagattttgggttgatatctGAGTTCCAAGgatgtcttctatttataatcataggatcagctcaccttatgttaatctttcgatgtgggagaattctaatatttataacttcaatgtagaacatataacatattaagaagtacatcatcttaaatatgtgcaaattatatgaaatttatactctaatgatagcatttcttaccacgaatctaattatattattttcataattttcttagcgacattattttgccaaatgaaatgtaaaagttttcatataaaaattagaaacatcgcttgactataaaataggaaatatatattattatagtaattaaaagatttaaaTTATATGAAATTTAAACATTGCCTACTATTGACCCTACTACAATTGTAACACCTATACCTGTCAATGGTCATATTTTGAATACTATCACTCCTGCACGTATTCTCACTAGGCTTCTCAGGCCTGGTCAGGATAGGGTGCCAGGGGAGGGTAGGTCTTTCATGGATAAAATGATTTTGAGCTTGGGAAGAAGTAATGGTACTGGAACAGGGATAAGGAGGAATAGATTGTTTGAAAATGACTAGCTTAGCTTTCTGGAATGTCAGAGGAATAAACAAGCCCAATAAGCAAGGAGATGTTAGACGTCTCTTGCACCTTAATAATATTGGCTTGTGTGGTCTCTTAGAAACTAGAGTTAAGACTAATAATATCAATAAGGTGAAAAGTGGACTTGGTCTCAACTGGCAGCTTATCCATAATAATGATATTAAAGAGGGAGGTAGAATTTGGCTTCTCTGGAACAATAGTGTGTATGATGTTGAGTTGCTTCTTAAGGAGGAGCAGCTTATCCATGTCAAGGTTACCTTCATTCCTAAGGGTTTCTTTTGGGAGCTCACTGTAGTTTATGGTTTCAACAAACTGCAGGAGAGGAGTGATCTCTGGCACACTTTGACTTCTCTGGGTAATGGTATGAGTAATCCTTGGATTGTAATGGGAGATTTCAATAATGTCTTGTTTATGGATGAGAGAATTGGATCTACTATTACTAATGCTGAGGTTAGGGGATTTCAGGATTGTGTGGATAATTGTGGGCTTATGGATTTAGCTTCTTCTGGAGCCTTCTTCACTTGGAATAACAAGCATGAAGGTGAAGCTAGGGTGTATAGTAGGATTGACAGGATTATGGCTAATGACCTTTGGGTTCTGCATGGTCCTGAGGGGAGTCTCTCCTTTCTCCCTGAAGGGTTATATGATCATAGCCCCTGTGTTATGGATTTATGGAAAGACAACCCTAAAGTGAAAGCTAGGTTTCATTATTTTAACATGTGGGGTAAATGTGAGGAATTTCTTGCTGTAGTTAAGAAAGTTTGGGAGGTACCTATTCAGGGGTTTACTATGTTCCAGGTGGTTAAAAAACTTAAGCTTCTCAAACAACCTCTAAAACAGATGAATAAGGAATACTATGGGCATATTGAGACTACTGCTCATGTTGCTGAACTGCTTCTTCATGATCTTCAAAGGAGAGTCCATGCTAATCCTTCTGATCTGCGGTTACAGGCTGAGGAGAGACAGGCTACTAAGACCTTCTATGAGTTAGAGGAGGCTAGGAGGAGCTTCCTTGCTCAGAAAGCTAAACTGCAGTGGTTAAATACAGGGGATGACAACACTCACTTCTTCCACTACTCAATTAAAACCAGAAGAACCCATAATAAAATCTTAAGAATTAAGGATATGCAGGGGCATGTTTGTGATACTAATGCTACCATTGAAGCTGCTTTTATTGATTATTACAAGGCCTTACTTGGGAGTGATAAAGCTGTGGTGCATGTTTGTTCTAAGGTCCTTGAGCATGGCAGCCTTATCTCTGATGAACAGGCCCATGCTCTGATCAGAACTGTCACTGCTGATGAGATTAAAACCTCCTTGTTTTCTATCCCTCCTGATAAGGCACCTGGCCCTGATGGCTTCTCTAGTCAATTTTTTAAAGATGCATTTGAGATTGTTGGGCCTGATGTCATTCAAGCTGTACAGGAATTTTTCTTGACTGGCAAACTATTAGGTCAAGTTAATTCCACTGTCATTACCTTGATCCCTAAGAAGGACCTGCCTGAATCAGTCATGGATTTTAGACCCATTGCTTGCTGCAATGTGGTCTATAAATGCATTACCAAGATAATTTGTTCTAGACTGAATGAGGTCTTGGGTAGTCTAGTGAGTCATAATCAGAGTGCCTTTATCAAGGGCAGAGACATTGTTGATAATGTGCTCATTTGCCAAGATTTAGTGAGACTCTATAATAGGAAAACCTGTTCTCCTAGGGCTCTTCTAAAAATTGATTTGAGGAAAGCCTATGATACCATTGAATGGAGCTTTATTGAGGGTGTGCTTACTGGGCTCCATTTCCCTAAGCAAATGGTAAGGTGGATTATGGCTTGTGTTTCCTCCCCTACATTTACCCTGTCTTTAAATGGGTCTCAGTTTGGATTCTTCCCTGGCAAGAGGGGCATTAGACAGGGTGATCCTATGTCTCCATTGATCTTTACTTTGTGCATGGAGTATCTTACTAGGATTCTCAATGTTGTCACCACTAAACCTGGCTTTCACTTCCATCCTCTGTGTAGAAGCCTGCAACTCTGCCATCTGAGTTTTGCAGATGACTTACTACTTTTTTGCAGAGGTGATTATTCCTCCGTTAAAATTTTGATGAGGGCACTGAAAACTTTTGAAGTAGCTTCTGGTCTTGCTGTCAACCAGGATAAGTCTGAGCTGTATACTAATGGGGTTAACTCAGGGGAGAAGGCCAGAATTCTTCACATGTCTGGCTTCCTTGCTGGTGTTTTCCCTTTTAAGTACTTAGGGATACCCATTTCCTATAAAAGACTATCCATTCTTTGATCGCAACATTTGGTGGAGAAAGTTGTTGCTCGTGTAAGAAGTTTAGGGGCTCGGAAATTAAGCTATGCTGGGAGGAAGGTTCTTATTCAGGCTGTCTTCTCTCAACTTCATACTTATTGGGCTAGAATCTTCCTCATTCCCACTACTGTCATTAGAAAGATTGAAGGGATTTGCAGAAACTTCCTCTGGTCTGGTGATGATCAGTTCAAATCTCCTTTGGTCTCTTGGGTTCAGTGTTGCTATCCTAAGAAGCATGGTGGTTTAGGATTCCTCAAATATTCAGACTAGAATATTGCCAGTATTGCCAAATTTACCTGGTGGATTGCTAGCAAGCAAGATCACTTATGGATTAAGTGGGTTAATACTATTTATATCAAGAATAGGGATTGGTGGAATTACTCTCCTTCTATCAATTCCAGTTGGGCCTGGAGGCAAATCTTTAAAGTTAAAGAGATGTTTAAAAGTGGATATATCAATAACTCTTGGCATACAGGTTGTCCTTATACTGTTCAGAGTGGCTATGATTGGCTTCATCCTCCTCCTACCAGAGTTTGTTGGTGGCCTGTTATTTGGAATAGATTGAATGTGCCTAAACATTCCTTCATATTTTGGCTCTACAATTTGAATAGGCTCTCAACCAGAGACAGGTTATTTCAGCATGGGATTATTCAGGATACGGCTTGTCTTCTTTGTCAGCAGACTGATGAAACCAGAACTCATCTTTTCTTTCAATGTGCGTATAGTTCTAAGTGTTTGGAGTTAGTTCAGACTTGGTTGGGGATAAATTTGTCTGGTGAAGAACCACTTCAATGGTGCTTAGCATGGAGATGTTCATCCCTTCTGAAAAAGCAGGTTGTTTTTGCAGGGATTGCAAGCCTTATCTATCATCTTTGGAATGCTCGTAGTTTAACAATATTAAGGCGTCTTTTCTTGGTAGAGTTGCGAGTAGAGTTCATATTTGTAGGTCAAGCATTGATTGTAATTGGCTTAAAAGCATAGGAGTTAATTGCTAGGGCGGTACTTGCCTAGTATGATGGCGTCTTGTATTGGTGATGTAATTGCTTCATGTTTATGATTTATGAAAGTTCACATTTCaccgaaaaaaaaattaaaagatttaccactttattttttacatcaaaaatattatttataaactTTTCTAAATTAATTTGTGATGATGTGGACagtctagaatcgctcgaaaaaactctcttatatatatatatatatatatatatatatatatatatatatatatatatatatttctacTTATTTACAAGTCAATAAGATCATATATTTTTCTATTTTTCCACGTTTTAGTTACAATTTTGGTTTTATTTTAACTTAAAAGTTACAACTACTTTACCAAACAAAGCATATTAGTAGAAAAGGTTATTTCTAAAATGTTGCGCCTAAAGGGCACATATTAATTAAGAGAACTAATACAGAAAATTTGACAACAATTTCATAAATATGACATAAAAAATCTGAAAAAGGCTTTATTATTCGATTTTTTCATGatatttattataaaaaaaattcatttaaaTTTTCTTAACATATACTCTTAGAAAACATTTTAGAAAACAGTTAATAGAATACTCGTACAAACTGTTAATAGAATACTCGTACAAATCTTTATTTGAACAGACAAAATTAAATTCatttatcttatatatatatatatataaaactgggttgaaacgctgtggatgcgccacgtgtcaacttagccttaaatacacgtattaattacaactgaaattaaatataaacataataaatgttgtataaatctcagcaaagcattaattatagtttaataaattttattataaaattatattaaataattacggtgatttgattctaaatttactaaaaagttattttgataaaaattctaaaatgtaaataactacGTTCATTGTGGAAAAATtgttttcaattgagtataattttcattatatttattgaaatatttattttgatatgtagagatgattaaagtaagtgtcgttttacatttacgtaaaaaaaatattttgagaaagttatacttagactattaaatccattaagaaaaatatatttggaagagtcattgtatatattaaaaacacaactttaaaaaaactactaagagataagtttttatagtctgagaatgaaaaaaaattatattggacaaattgaatacatatgagattttgataggtttcaatagtatgataacgagtatgtgtacgagtgtgtatgtaaatagtgatcgcgagtgcatttgaataatcaaaacaaaagtaatgattattaagtaatatagtattataaatgacatgaaaaagtagaaaacatgttacatttttttttaatatctttaactaaatatgtataagtcaaatataaaatattaattatatgactaaccaaatactccgtattacttttagttaaatattttatatgttatcttttaattattttgaaggtaaacatcaaaaaataatatttgagaaagtttaacctacttattatatttacaggtaataaactcttaaacattattatatataattgtttaaaTAAACAAAAGGTGTAAATttctcatagatatgtttgacacatatcacatgtaagatacaatcaaaacatttgaataagttgagtttgaactctatatgtttgatagataaatgtcacatgttataacataaaaaattaaaaattacataaaattatgttcacataattttgaataaatattaattgatttgagatataaagtatcgtgaaatgatataatttgtgaacttattattgattgttgtattattcgaataaattttattttgattaatatgatatttcaccagtcacaaatttatttataaaacgttgatcatgcataattaattatcacttattggtttaattaaaacttttatgtattttattttaaaacattgaagttaaacttaaaaatattaaatttgagatatttataagagaaaatattaaaggtcatatatgaattatataatttttcttcaattataatcataaaatattaaaacaggTCGCgcaaagcgcgggatactacctagtgttTTCCTATATACAGGTGTGGTTATGAACTGGAACAAATGAAATCGACTATTTTGTTCCCTTGGTGCGTGTTACAGGAGTGGTCATGACTCATGCACTCATGCATGTGTTTTAATTTGTGACAATTCACACGGGTCACATACTCACATTTAGAGGACAGTTGTGGAGATCGACGGACTTACAAATAGGGGCGAGATCATAATTTTTTGTCTGGAATAGCAAATTTCTAAAGGTTGTATTAtttgaaaattaaaaattaaaaattattagATAATATTTGTGTTATATATCGGCCTAGTCCAAGGCCCGTTTATTCTATTGTAACCCTAGTACTACTGTACTATATATTGCTATGAGAAGTAATGGAAGAGGAAGACATTCGTTCGATattcttaacatggtatcagtgTCTTCCAAaatatcaaaattaaaatcctaaAAAGTCAAACCCTAGCCGCCATGACCAACGGCGAGGGTCCGAGTTCCAAAATCGATGCCTCTTCCCTATACTATCTCGGTCCTCAAGACCGACCTGGTGATTTCATTACTCCAATCCGACTTACCATAAATAACTTTGATGATTGGGTACACGACGTGAGTGTAGCCCTCAAGTCTCGTCGAAAGTTCGTCTTCGTTAATGGTACCATTAACGAACCCAAGCCCCCATGTACGGCGGATGATTGGGAAACTATTCATGCCATGCTTGTATCGTGGCTGTCTCATACTATTTCTCCTGAGGTACGTGCTCTTCTTCCGAAATACAAAGATGCCAAACGCTTATGGGACGATCTCCATGACCGATTTGGTGTCGTTGATGGGTCTCGCATCCAACAGCTAAAGGCTGCCCTTCGTGACTGCCGACAGACCGTGGAGATGACGGTGGCCGTGTATTATGGTACTCTCTGTCAATTATGGGATTATTTAGACACACACGAACCGATTATTACCTGTGATTGTTGTTCGAACTGCACCAGTGGTAAGCAATACACGGCTCGTCGCGAGTCTGATCGCCTCCATCAATTTCTTCTTGGTCTTTTACCAAGTAAATATTCCTCTCTTCGTTCTGTTATCCTAGCTCAAGTACCTTTGCCAACAGTAGCTAGGGCTTTTAACATGATTTCACAGGAAGAAAGAGTACGGGGTATTGATCAAGCAAAGGAACCCGTTACTGAAGTCTCGACCTTTAACGTTAAACCGCGGTTCGATGCTCGACAGCCGCCTAAAGAACCGTCCCAAATGACATGAACCGAAAGGCAACAACTCCATTCCAGCCAATGTAATCGAAAAggactagacctggcaaacgggtcaaccgggtcgggttcgggtcgggtcatttcgggtttctaaaattttcgggttagttcggatcgggtcagttcatttcgggttacgggtctatttcgggtttgttgttcgggtgtgtttcgggtcaagcgggtcgggttaattcgggtcaggtcattttcaggtcaaagattaagagaagagaggcatttcaagtctattagggtcaattaaagttatatttggtcgggtcattttcgggttgagtggtttcagattggtcatttcgggtcgggtctgttacgggtccatgaaagctcaggtcattttcgggtcgggtcgggtcacttcggCTTCGGGTTCAGTCAttcgggtcgatttcgggtctagggtcatccttttcgggtcgggtcaaccgggtcgggttgattttgccaggtctaaaaaGGACACAACCGGAGCATGTGTTTTGACTTACTCGATGAAATTCCGGACTGGTGGTACGAACTGAAAGGACTGAAGCCTCCGTCCACTCGAGGTGGTAAAGCTGGTCGTGGCcgtggggggaggggggggggggggcagaGGGAACTCCTTTCGTTCCCGTGATGAAGGCGGCAGCAGGGGAGACAGTTCAACAAACTCCTCGGCCAATAACACCGTTCCGCTTTGCTACTCTTCGGTGAATCCTCGCAAGGTGCTTCCGCATCTCTGGTAACCGTATATGGTACCCCTACTCATACTCATTCGGGTAAGTGGTTAATCGATACGGGTTGTTCTTATCATGTCACCGGAAATCTTGCACTTTTGGCGGATGTGAAAAGTATACCAAGTCGTAGTGTGGGCCTCTCTGATGGGTCGATTGTGCGAGCTTCTCAATTGGGTCGTGTGGCTGTGACGTCCACATTGAGCCTTGATTCCGTTTTATTTGTGTCGCAACTTCACTGCAATTTAATTTCCGCATCGCAATTGTGTGATACTTTGAATTGCGAGTTTATTACTAATGCCAATGTTTGTATTATACAGGACCGGGATACGAGGGAGACGATTGGCATGGGTGAAAGGCAAGATGGACTATACTACGTGCGCAATGATAACGAGACAGTGAACACAGCTGCGGTTGAGTCTTCTTTAAGCCTATGGCACACTAGATTGGGGCATCCGTCTGAGAATGTTGTTAAATTACTTCCTTTCTTACGAACTAGCAAACAAACTTTATCAAAACCATGCGAGGTTTGTCATCGTGCTAAACACATTCGCAATAGTTTTTCTTTGAGCAATAATAAAAGTGTGCGTGCTTTTGAACTGGttcattgtgatttatggggCCCATACGATATTCCGTCTACGTCCGATGCTCGATATTTTTTTACCCTTGTTGATGATTTCTCGAGGGGGGTATGGCTATATTTATTGAATGCGAAAACCGAAGTTTATCATACAATTTTATCCTTTATCGCACTCATAAAAAGACAGTTCTCAGCTGAAATTAAAATTGTGAGGAGTGACAATGGTACAGAATTCCATACTTTAAAACCATATTTTGCTGAACATGGGATTTTATTTCAATCCTCGTGTGTGGGTACCCCTCAAAAAAATGGGAGAGTTGAACGAAAACATCAACATATATTAAATGTAGCACGGGCTTTACAATTTCAGGCAGGGTTACCCATTAAATTTTGGGGCGAGTGTGCTTTAGCCGCGGCATTTGTCATCAATCGTACACCATCCCGTCTTTTAGATGGGTTAACCCATACGAAATACTCTTTGAAAAATCACCCAATTATGAGATTTTACGTGTATTTGGGTCGCTTTGTTTTGCCCATAATCAACGATCCAAGGGTGATAAATTTGCGAGTCGGAGTCGGAAATGTGTCTTTATGGGTTATCCAGCTGGACAAAAGGGGTGGTACTTATATGATCTTGAACGACGAGAATTTTTTGTGTCCCGGGATGTAAAATTCTATGAGGAGCAATTCCCATTTATTGAGTCTGGGCATGACCCTAAACCCGTTTCTCCCAACTCGGATACGGTTGTTACTAATGATATTTATTGGGATGAGGAGCAAGAAGAGGCCGAAACCGAAGCTGACACCTCTCCCAGCACGCCTGTAACAACCGCGTCCCCGCACTCCTCGCCTGAAACCACAAATACCGCATCTGATGACACGCCCATTGTCACACCTCCACCAGTTCTGGGTCGAGGCCAACGTACGAAAATTCCCAACAAGTCCCTGCAAGATTATGTGACCCATTTTTCGGTTGATGACAGTGATGATAATAGTCCATCTCATGCCTCTCGCGTCCATGTGCCATCGTCTTCCTCAGGTATTTTAGCTAATTATCTTTCTTGTGCCAAATTCTCGCCTCCCTATCGTTCATATTTGGCAGCTTTGATGACCCATACCGAACCTCGGTCCTTTAAAGATGATGTCAAACACGAAGGTTGGCGTCAAGCTATGCACTCGGAGGCCCTTATCGATAATGATACTTGGATAATGACCACTCTTCCTCCTGGTAAGAAAGCTCTTGGGAGAAAATGGCtgtataaaattaaatacaagtcGGATTCCTCTATTGAAAGATTAAAGGCCCGGTTGGTCGTCTTTGGGAATCATCAAACCGAGGGGGTGGACTATGCTGAGACTTTTGCACCCGTAACCAAAATGACGACGGTTCGCAGCTTTCTATCCGTTGCTTCTGCAAAGAAGTGGCATCTTCATCAGATGGATGTCCATAATGCCTTCCTCCATGGTGACTTGGAAGAAGAAGTATATATACGACTACCACCGGGGTTCAAATCCTCATCTCCTGGTCAAGTGTGTCGTCTAAAGAAATCGCTTTATGGACTCGAGCAAGCTCCTCCATGTTGGTTTGCAAAGCTCGGGTGTGCCCTTAAGAAGTACGGTTTTACTCAAAGCTATCATGATTACTCTCTATTTACATATGTACGAGATTCGGTGCGTTTGAATGTGTTGGTCTATGTCGATGATCTCATCATTTCCGAAAATGATTTACCAGCACTTGGAGAGTTTAAGGCTTACTTAAACAAGTgttttcatatgaaagatttgggtgaaTTGAAATACTGTTTGGGCCTTGAAGTGGCACGAAATTCGGATGGTATTTTCTTGTGTCAGCGGAAATATGCATTGGACATTATATCGGAAGTAGGTCTCCTCGGGTGTAAACCGGCTCCGATACCCATGGAGCAGCAACATCGTTTGGGAAGCTCGGATAGTCCCTCTCTCGTGAATCCCGAGCCCTATAGACGCCTGGTTGGGCGTCTGGTGTACCTGGTGGTGGCTCGGCCTGACATTGCTTATGTCGTACATGTTCTCTCCCAGTTTATGAATGCACCACGGCAAGATCATTGGAATGCAGCACTGCGTGTTGTTCGATTCCTGAAAGGAACACCCAGACAAGGTATTTTTCTACCTGTTAATTCTAATATGCAGCTATCCGGTTGGTGTGATTCGGATTGGGCGAAATGTCCGCTTTCTCGTCGTTCAGTCACTGGTTGGTTTGTTTTTTTGGGAACGGCTCCTATTTCCTGGAAAACTAAAAAGCAACCCACGGTCTCTCTCTCTCGTCTGTAGAGGCCGAGTATCGTGCTCTTCGGGCACTCACGTGTGAAATTACATGGCTCAAAGATTTACTTGGAGACTTGGGCGTGTCTCATTCGTCTCTTGTATCAGTGCATAGTGACAGTAAGTCAGCTCTTCATATTGCGCAAAATCCAGTCTTCCATGAGCGTACCAAACATATCGAGATTGATTGTCATTACGTTCGGGACGCTATCCAGTCTGGGCTTATTGCCCCCTCGTTCGTTTCTACCAAGGTCCAGTTAGCCGATATTCTCACTAAGGCCCTTGACATCTCTCAGTTTGTCTCTCTAGTTAGCAAGTTGGGCATATTCAATCCCTATGCTCCGACTTGAGGGGGGGTATTAGATAATATATGTGTCATATATCGGCCTAGTCCAAGGCCCGTTTATTCTATTGTAACCCTAGTACTACTGTACTATATATTGCTATGAGAAGTAATGGAAGAGGTAGACATTCGTTCGATATTCttaacaaaaatccaaaaaatgttATTTTATACTATGCAAAATataaaaattcaaattaaaaacTAACAATATATAATCCATATTCTTAAAATTATTAGAATTCAGAAGCTTGAATTTTCTTAATAAATTGTAACATTGACGACATAAACTCAAAATTAATTATGTGTACAAATTTGAACCATATGAAGTTTCACCCTGAATAACACAAATATTCTTAAAAGAGACGTTTTTCATTAACGTTAATGGGTTGCCATAAACACAAAGACTAAAATAAATACATAATAAAAAAGACTAAATAAttgaaaaaattaataaaatcctGAACACAATGATATATTGGAAATCAAGATAAAATCAAACATAAACTGAGAATAATTTTAGTTTTCATCCTTATATACAGTCGAAAATCACTTTGATTTGTAG contains:
- the LOC141587988 gene encoding uncharacterized protein LOC141587988, translating into MTNGEGPSSKIDASSLYYLGPQDRPGDFITPIRLTINNFDDWVHDVSVALKSRRKFVFVNGTINEPKPPCTADDWETIHAMLVSWLSHTISPEVRALLPKYKDAKRLWDDLHDRFGVVDGSRIQQLKAALRDCRQTVEMTVAVYYGTLCQLWDYLDTHEPIITCDCCSNCTSGKQYTARRESDRLHQFLLGLLPSKYSSLRSVILAQVPLPTVARAFNMISQEERVRGIDQAKEPVTEVSTFNVKPRFDARQPPKEPSQMT